The sequence CCTGCGCAAAGCTGCTCTCACCAATCGCACCCACCACCAGCGTGTCTCCGGTTGCGTTCATCGCAACCGCACTGCCAAAGCGATCACTTGGGTCGCTGTTATCAGACTTTACATAGGTGGTTTGGACAAAGCCTGCTGCCGTATCAGCAAAAATGTAAGCAGCGCCAGAATCCGCTGCGGCCAGATCCGACTGCTCGCCATTCACACCGAAACCCGAACTTTTTTCACCTGGCGCGCCAACAGCCAAACGTGCTCCATCTGCGGCCAGGGCAACCGCGGCACCAAAGCGCATACCGTCGTGCAGGTTGGATGCGATAAGCGCTTGCGTCTGCTCCCAGGTGCCATTTTGCAGATCAAAAACATACGCCTTACCGGTTTTAGCTGCGGGTGTGGTGCCTGTTGTAAAGTACTCTGCGCCCACCAGCAGACGATCACCATTCGCCGATATCGACAGGGCACTACCGAACTGGGCGCCTTCTTGCGCATCGTCTGGTTGTACTTTTTGTACCGCTTGCCAGTTATCCCCGGTCAACGCGTACACAAATACTGCACCGGCGTTTGCACCGGCCGGCATTTCGTCACCAATCGCCGAAACCGCGAGGGTCGCTCCGAAGTCACTGATACTGACACGGGTACCGAACTGCGCACCCTCATGCCCTGCGGAAGCTTTCAAATAATTCTGCTCGAACCAGGTATCACCAAAACGCTGATACACATAAACCGCGCCGGAATCTCGCGCAGTGTTATCCGCTTGCTCACCATCCACTGCGAAGTCACCGCCATCTTCAAACGGCGCACCGACAACCAGCGTATCGCCATCCAAGCTCAAGCTCACACTGGAACCAAAGCCATCGCCTTCGTCCGGATAATCCGCTTTGATATACGCCTGAATTCGCCAGCTGTCTTCGTCTTTCACATACACATAAACCGCCCCGGAACCACTCACAGAATTATTGCCATCGTCCTGATTTACACCGCGCGAGCCACTGTCCTCCGCTGGAGCACCTACGGCAATGGTGCGGCCATCGGCGCTGATATCCAGTACCGAGAACTGATCGCCCTCGTCGGTATTTGGCGCTTTAAAATAGCCAATGGACCGGCGCATATAGTTGTACAACGAAATTTCTTCTGTGGTCGAGCAGGAGGCGTTGGTGCAAGCCTGCAGCATATATTCAGCGCCCAGCCAATCGTGTTTGTGAATGGGTACATCCATCGTATAGCCCACGGCAGCCGAGCTAAAGGTACGACGTTTTTGAATAAAATCCGCATTTTCGTCGGCTTTCTCCAACAGACTATAACTTACCGCACCGGTAACAGTTGGCCAGGAAAAAATAATATTTTTAAAGCCTGCATGGGCAGAAAGCGCGATGTCCACCGTCTCTACGGTAAAGGTATCCTCTTCATCACCCACGGTCAGAACTGCCTCCGTTTCCGTCGATAATTCATCCGAGGACATAACGCGCACACGAACGATTTGACCATTGACGACTTCGCCCTCTTCGTCGGTATATTCGCCACCGTCGATAGAATATTCACCGCCCTCAATGGAAATTGCTGTTTCGGTGTTAATGCCTTCAATTTCAATCGCGTCGGAAATTACATATTGCGCGAGCCCGACATCCTCCTCATCGGTAAAGGCAAAGGCGTCAGGACTCGTATCATCCTTGCTGCCGGACGACCCACTACAGGCCGACAAGAGCACCGACAAAATCACAAGCAGAAGCGAAGAACCCAAAGTACTTTTTGTTTTCATAGAGCGGTATCCAGTCATCATTAAACCGCCCATAAGACACTATTCCACGCACAAATATTGGTAAAAAAATGTTTTTTACATTCCTTAACAGCGTTTAACAAATAGCAAAATAAATTTACATTTAGCAACAAAACTTAACAGACCACTGTCGTCATAATAGCGTCTTTTAACTTCGTATTAACCTGCGCTTCGCGAGATCATCCAATGACAACAACGGGACATTTGGTAGCTGCTTTTTTTGCTTTATTACACTGGTTGGCTGCAATGGGTCCCCAGAGAAAACCACTCCGGATATCCCCGATCTCAGTTTGCAATCGCTCATGATTAACGGTAATTCGGTAGCACTTGAAAAGGGAAAAACCGCAACATACGAAGTCAATTTAGCTGCAGACACACAAACCATAGACATTCAGGTAAGTGTGAGCAGCGAGGTCGACAGCGCGTTTTATAGCTTCAGCAACGGTGACCGAACAATCAGTTCAACGGAATTTATCCCCGGTGCTGCAATTACGCTTACGGTAGGTGACGGTACCAATCGGCTCGCTATGACTTTGGTTGATGCCACAGGCGAAAACAGCTTGACCTACGCAGTCCATCTCTATCGCCTATCCCGCGACGCGTCACTTACGGGCTACGTGTTTTACGACAACGACGACAATTCCATCGCGCTATCGCCAACATTCAGCAGCACACACTACGACTACACCGCAAATGTTGATTACGACACCTGTTTTTACTACGGACAATTTTATACCGGCTATGCGGATAACACAGTGACGCTAAATGGTGACGACATCGATAACGCAGAAATTTTTGCGCGTTATTTAGAACCGGGAGAAAATATTTTTGATACCCACGTAAAAGCGGCGGTGGGCGAGCGCGAGGTTATTTACAGCGTGGGGATTACACGCGAACAGCCTACCGAAACCCAATTGCAAGCCAACGCGCGTTTAGCACAGTTGACGATCGACGACACCGACATGGATTTTCTCTGTGCGCAGAATGTTTACAGCATTGCGGTTAATTCCGACCAACCCTCGCTGGAAATCACCGCCAAACCAGAAGTCGACGGTATTGATATGGTCATTGGCGATCAGGATTTAACGGCGAACGAGCCAATTACCATTCCCTTGGCCGACGGCGATACCCTGGTGCAACTTGTCAGTACCGCACTCAATGGCAGCAAAACACAAACTTACAGCATGTATGTTTACCGCCGCACTACCAACATGGTATCCGTAAGTACTGCCGCGGAATTGCAACAGGCCCTGCAAAACGCCCAACCCAATGATCAAATAGTGGTGGCTCCAGGCACTTATGCTGGGGAAATCGCTACCAGCGGCAATAGTGAGGCGCACTTCTATTCGGGCCGCTCAGGTACACCGCTCAACCCCATTTATTTGGTCGCGGAAGACAGTAATGAAGACACCGTACTTAGGGGGAACGTCACAGGTGCTGGAACCGTCTTCAAACTCAGCGGGGACAACTGGCGAGTATCCGGTCTGGAAATATCCCAGGGCGCGACTGGTGTGCACCTGGCGTCCGCCAGTAATAACCGGTTGAGCGATCTTGATATTCACGATGTGGCGCAGGCGGTACGAGTCGATCAGGGCAGCGACAAAAACGAGATCAGCCGCTGCGAATTTAGCGCAATCAACGGCAGCAGCGCCCCTTTGGTGCAGGTGGCGGATGCTGAAACGTCCAGCGCCGGGTCAACACGCCTAACGCGCAACGAGTTTTATACCCAGGGCGAACAGCCTGCGCTTTACCTGGCCGCCGGAGCGGACATTACTCTCATAGAAGCAAACCGATTGCAGGATTTATCCACAGCAGCCAGCGACGAACCGGTACCTCTGCTGCTCGTTCACGGCAACAATACACAGCTGCGATTCAACAGCGTCTACCCGGTGGACACGGCTGATGCCCGCGCGCCACTGCGCGTTGAAAACCCAGGCAATGCCTGGGGCAACAACACCTGGGTTTACGGCAACTGGCTGGTGGCGACCCAAACGGATTTATTACTGGAAGCGGAGACCGCCACACACCTTTACGCTACCGAGAACCTGGCCCGCGCCCCGCTCGCCTTGGAGGAAGACTACCGCACAGCAATCTACAGCGGCGGCAGTGTGGAAGTGGATACCTTTACACCGCCACAGTTTCAAATAGTACTGGCGGACGAGACAGGAAGTTGTCTTGATCTTGAAGAGGTCAACGAGGTGAATATTGTGATTATTAACCCATGCAGCGACGCACAAACGCAGCGCTGGACCTGGGAGATGGCCGCAGATACGTTTATGTACCTGCGCAACCTGAGCGAGGATGACTACGCCTACATGATGCCCACCACCAGCTTCACAGCAAGCTGCACATCAATTGCGAGTGCCACCAGCGTTGCCTACCTGTCCACCAAGCGGTATGGCTACGCCCAGCAATGGGCTCCAATCCAGGGTGCCAACGACGAGGAGTACTACCTGGCGAACCGTCAGAATCTGAATTACGGTTTAACTGTCGCGGGCGGCACTTACACACCAGGCACCGCTGCCGTAGTTTGCCCGCTCAGCGATAGCAAGCGACAGACGTTCCTATTGCGTGAGATTGAATAAGGCAGCACCAGCGTTGTTTAACCGAGGCTAACTTCAGGCATTGTTTTGCAGTAAACCATCGGCGAGTTCAGTAATTTGCGAGCGGTGACTGAGCTTCGCCAGCCAAGTATCAGGAATCGCTGCCTCACCATAATATGCGCCCGCCAATTGACCGCACACCGCTGCGGTGGTATCCGCGTCGTCGCCAAGGTTGACCGCCGTCAGCACCGCATCGGCGAAGGAGTCGGTGGTGGCGAAACACCAGAGCGCCGCCTCCAGGCTCTCCACCACATAGCCGGAACCTTTAAGCTGATCGCTGGATTTACTCAGGTAGGTGCCCTGCTGAATGGCGCTGAGCCGCTCGGCGCCCGGAACGAAAGTTGGCTGTAAGATGGCCTCCTTGCTCGCACCACACAAGGCGAGGTCAAGCATCTCGCCAAACAGCGCGCACGCATCCACACATTCCTCTGCGCCGTGGGTTGTGCGTGAACTCAACGCGGCGAAATGTCTGACTTGGGTTAAATCCGGGCTGAAAAACATGGCGACAGGTGCGAGTCGCATTATTGAACCATTGCCTGCGGCAGAAGGATTAGTCGAGCCAGCAAACGGGTCACCCTTGCGCTGATAACGACTCAACGCGCCGGAAACTGTCATTCCAATATCAAAACAGCGCCCATTACTGCTCATATAGCCATGAGTGCGCCAAGCGCAGTAACGCTGCATCTGGTCATCCGCATCAAAACCGCGCTTTTCCAGCAGCGAATGGCCAAGGCATAACGCCATACTGGTGTCGTCTGTCCACTGCCCTGGCCGTAAATGAAAGGGCCCGCCACCCACCATATCGGTTATCGGCTCAAAACTTCCCCGCGGCTGAAACTCCACTGTGGTGCCTAGGGCGTCACCAGTGGCCAGCCCAAGCAGACTTCCGCGATAGCGTTGTTTTCGATCAAGCTGTGTCTGTGGTTGAGTTGTCATCATGCTTTAATCTTACGCCTCTGAGAGTGCAGCACAACCGTGAACAAACATTCGTGCGACACATTACCTGCCTATGCGCGCAGCGCTCTGAATCGCTGTAATTTGCCTGCCATTATTCTCGGCGGCATCACTTTTCAGCTGCACCCCAAGGCCCTTCGGCTAGACAGCATGGCATACCTTCATCAGCCATTTTTTCGCTCCATCGCCGAGTTTCACAACCCGCAAAAACGCAGTGATTGCTTTCACGATTATATGAGTTCGTGCTTTTTGCTGGATAACAAAGACGAAGCAGGTTTTAGCGACAACAGCCGAGTAAAGCGCGCAAAAGCGGATTACCTGCGCCTGTTGCGCGGCTGGCTGTTTAATGCGGATGGGATTGAGGCAGCGGTATTAAAATATTGGGTCGCGTCGCGCTTTGGCCTGTTGTGCCAAAACCATAACGGTTGCCTGCGGGACCCACACGGGCGGGCCTTCGCTCAATATCAAGCGGATTTTATGCGCGGCCTGTACAACGCCAACGCGCTGGAATCACAGCTCGACCTGCTCTACAGCTTTTGCCAATACGAGTTGGTCAGACGCTTCCCCAGGCGTCAACACTGGCATCTCTATCGGGGCATTAATCACCTGACAGAATTTGATGTACTGGCGTATGGAGATGATCACGAAAAGGTGCTGCTCAACAACTTGAATTCATTTAGCGCCAGTGTGGACACCGCAGGAATATTCGGCGACCGAGTGCTCTCGGTGGCGGTACCCAGCAGTAAAATTTTGTATTTTCCCGGCTTATTGCCCGGTGTGCTGCAAGGGGAGGAAGAGTTTTTGGTACTCGGTGGTGTGTATCAGGTGAAACATCATCGCTGACATACCATCATGCCCGAGTGTCATCCTGAGCCAGAGCCCGTGTTGTGGCCATGAGTGTTTTCACTAGGGCATCTAACTGCGCCCGTTTTTTATCGTCCTTAAAACTGCCCTCTTCATCAAACGCATCCCCCGCTTTCGCCAGCGCCATTTGCTGTGAAATAACCAGGGTGTTCAAGTGCGCCATTTGCAGTCGCAATGCCATGAGTGAGCGCATACCGCCAAAACCACCCGGGGACGCCGCTGCCAGGGCTACCACTTTGTTACTGTAAGCGGACATTCGCGGTTCGCCCTCGTAATGGCTGCGGGACAACCAATCCAGGGTATTTTTTAACAACGCAGGAAAAGAGCCGTTGTACTCAGGGGTGGCAATAAATAGTGCGTCCTGTTCGGTAAATATTTTTTTTAATGCGAGAGCATTTTCCGGCAGGCCGCTGTCGTCTTCCAGATCGCCGTTGTAAATCGGCATTGGGAAATCCGCCAAATCGATAAAGGTGACATCCGCACCGGCACTGCGCGCTAGATCGCTCGCAGCGCGTGCAAGTTTTTTGTTCAACGATTCTTTGCGGCTGCTACCAGCCATAAACAGGACTTTCATAAGTTTTCCATTTACTTTCAATATTTTCGACGCATTCAAAACTTTGAGTGCTTTCGAGTCAACGAGTCACCCGCCGACACATCCGTTATATCCGCAACAATGGCACATACTACGCGGGGAGATCAAACAACAAAATTTCTGCTTCCGTGATTGCCGCCAGTGCCAGCGCAGCTTCGCCAGCGATGGCCAATCCATCACCTGCCTTGGCCAATTCGCCGTTCACCCGAAGCTCACCGCTTGCGACCTGGAGCCAGTATTTACGCGTTGGTACGAGGTTTTCACCCAATTCAACGCCGGGCTCGAGCCGCCCGATTGCAAGCGACGCATCCTGCTTAATCTGCAAGGGCGCGCGCGCATCGCCACCCACCACCTGAATCAGTTTATTGCGAAGATCTTCCGGTGCGAAGGACAATTGTTGATAACCAGGTTCAGTATCCACGGCGTTGGGTTGAATCCAAATTTGCAAAAAATGCACAAATTCACTATCTGATGCATTAAATTCGCTATGAGTCACACCCGCACCGGCGCTCATTACCTGTACGTCGCCAGCGACAATACGCGAGCCATTGCCCATACTATCTTTGTGCGCCAGCTCACCGGACAACACATAAGAAATTATTTCCATGTTTTTGTGTGGATGCGTGCCAAATCCCGCACCTGGAACCACGCGGTCCTCATTTATCACGCGCAAAGGGCCGAACCCCATGTGCGCAGGATCTTGATACCCACCAAATGAAAACGTGTGTTGGCTTTGCAGCCAGCCGAGATCACTGGGGCCACGTTCTTCTGCTGCTCTCTTTACAATCATCGCTTATCTCCGTAGCAAAGCATGCATCCCCTATTACGACAACAGAACATCTGGAACTATCCATAGTGCAGTTTTGCATAACAGCGCATGCTTAGAGGCACCATCGTTTTGCTATTAAAACCCCTGAGAACGGTGCCATAAATAAAAAAAGGTATGGCGTAAAATTAACACGCCATACCCTCTCAGATGATGGAAATAATCGAATTAAACGATCAAGAAAACTGATTCATTGTGTTGGCCTCTCC comes from Teredinibacter turnerae and encodes:
- a CDS encoding histidine kinase; amino-acid sequence: MKTKSTLGSSLLLVILSVLLSACSGSSGSKDDTSPDAFAFTDEEDVGLAQYVISDAIEIEGINTETAISIEGGEYSIDGGEYTDEEGEVVNGQIVRVRVMSSDELSTETEAVLTVGDEEDTFTVETVDIALSAHAGFKNIIFSWPTVTGAVSYSLLEKADENADFIQKRRTFSSAAVGYTMDVPIHKHDWLGAEYMLQACTNASCSTTEEISLYNYMRRSIGYFKAPNTDEGDQFSVLDISADGRTIAVGAPAEDSGSRGVNQDDGNNSVSGSGAVYVYVKDEDSWRIQAYIKADYPDEGDGFGSSVSLSLDGDTLVVGAPFEDGGDFAVDGEQADNTARDSGAVYVYQRFGDTWFEQNYLKASAGHEGAQFGTRVSISDFGATLAVSAIGDEMPAGANAGAVFVYALTGDNWQAVQKVQPDDAQEGAQFGSALSISANGDRLLVGAEYFTTGTTPAAKTGKAYVFDLQNGTWEQTQALIASNLHDGMRFGAAVALAADGARLAVGAPGEKSSGFGVNGEQSDLAAADSGAAYIFADTAAGFVQTTYVKSDNSDPSDRFGSAVAMNATGDTLVVGAIGESSFAQAIHGNVYDNSVTDAGAAYVFTRDAGAWQQWRYVKSPNTDAGDRFGATLALDASADSLIVGAPYEQSDATGLSGSQSNNTANKSGAVYLY
- a CDS encoding cadherin-like beta sandwich domain-containing protein; this encodes MINGNSVALEKGKTATYEVNLAADTQTIDIQVSVSSEVDSAFYSFSNGDRTISSTEFIPGAAITLTVGDGTNRLAMTLVDATGENSLTYAVHLYRLSRDASLTGYVFYDNDDNSIALSPTFSSTHYDYTANVDYDTCFYYGQFYTGYADNTVTLNGDDIDNAEIFARYLEPGENIFDTHVKAAVGEREVIYSVGITREQPTETQLQANARLAQLTIDDTDMDFLCAQNVYSIAVNSDQPSLEITAKPEVDGIDMVIGDQDLTANEPITIPLADGDTLVQLVSTALNGSKTQTYSMYVYRRTTNMVSVSTAAELQQALQNAQPNDQIVVAPGTYAGEIATSGNSEAHFYSGRSGTPLNPIYLVAEDSNEDTVLRGNVTGAGTVFKLSGDNWRVSGLEISQGATGVHLASASNNRLSDLDIHDVAQAVRVDQGSDKNEISRCEFSAINGSSAPLVQVADAETSSAGSTRLTRNEFYTQGEQPALYLAAGADITLIEANRLQDLSTAASDEPVPLLLVHGNNTQLRFNSVYPVDTADARAPLRVENPGNAWGNNTWVYGNWLVATQTDLLLEAETATHLYATENLARAPLALEEDYRTAIYSGGSVEVDTFTPPQFQIVLADETGSCLDLEEVNEVNIVIINPCSDAQTQRWTWEMAADTFMYLRNLSEDDYAYMMPTTSFTASCTSIASATSVAYLSTKRYGYAQQWAPIQGANDEEYYLANRQNLNYGLTVAGGTYTPGTAAVVCPLSDSKRQTFLLREIE
- a CDS encoding ADP-ribosylglycohydrolase family protein, yielding MMTTQPQTQLDRKQRYRGSLLGLATGDALGTTVEFQPRGSFEPITDMVGGGPFHLRPGQWTDDTSMALCLGHSLLEKRGFDADDQMQRYCAWRTHGYMSSNGRCFDIGMTVSGALSRYQRKGDPFAGSTNPSAAGNGSIMRLAPVAMFFSPDLTQVRHFAALSSRTTHGAEECVDACALFGEMLDLALCGASKEAILQPTFVPGAERLSAIQQGTYLSKSSDQLKGSGYVVESLEAALWCFATTDSFADAVLTAVNLGDDADTTAAVCGQLAGAYYGEAAIPDTWLAKLSHRSQITELADGLLQNNA
- a CDS encoding NAD(+)--dinitrogen-reductase ADP-D-ribosyltransferase, coding for MNKHSCDTLPAYARSALNRCNLPAIILGGITFQLHPKALRLDSMAYLHQPFFRSIAEFHNPQKRSDCFHDYMSSCFLLDNKDEAGFSDNSRVKRAKADYLRLLRGWLFNADGIEAAVLKYWVASRFGLLCQNHNGCLRDPHGRAFAQYQADFMRGLYNANALESQLDLLYSFCQYELVRRFPRRQHWHLYRGINHLTEFDVLAYGDDHEKVLLNNLNSFSASVDTAGIFGDRVLSVAVPSSKILYFPGLLPGVLQGEEEFLVLGGVYQVKHHR
- a CDS encoding NADPH-dependent FMN reductase translates to MKVLFMAGSSRKESLNKKLARAASDLARSAGADVTFIDLADFPMPIYNGDLEDDSGLPENALALKKIFTEQDALFIATPEYNGSFPALLKNTLDWLSRSHYEGEPRMSAYSNKVVALAAASPGGFGGMRSLMALRLQMAHLNTLVISQQMALAKAGDAFDEEGSFKDDKKRAQLDALVKTLMATTRALAQDDTRA
- a CDS encoding pirin family protein, which translates into the protein MIVKRAAEERGPSDLGWLQSQHTFSFGGYQDPAHMGFGPLRVINEDRVVPGAGFGTHPHKNMEIISYVLSGELAHKDSMGNGSRIVAGDVQVMSAGAGVTHSEFNASDSEFVHFLQIWIQPNAVDTEPGYQQLSFAPEDLRNKLIQVVGGDARAPLQIKQDASLAIGRLEPGVELGENLVPTRKYWLQVASGELRVNGELAKAGDGLAIAGEAALALAAITEAEILLFDLPA